A part of Nocardioides sp. WS12 genomic DNA contains:
- a CDS encoding LON peptidase substrate-binding domain-containing protein: MADELPMFPLNAVLYPGVSMPLHIFEDRYRALVHHLLRIEDPAERVFGTVAIREGYEVGDHGAQSLFRVGVRVQLTEVEAHPDGTFDIVAVGRDRIQLNRLRTTDAFPLGEVTELPEVASKVPGDIVMQARAVFAAYRHVLQDIATDPLEGNLPRDPVFLSWTLAACTPLPLAERQELLEATDAAERLLLVTNLLRSELRVMNVIRSLPATEVARTRWSPN, translated from the coding sequence GTGGCCGACGAGCTTCCGATGTTCCCGCTCAACGCGGTGCTGTATCCGGGAGTCAGCATGCCGCTGCACATCTTCGAGGACCGGTACCGCGCCCTGGTGCACCACCTGCTGCGGATCGAGGACCCCGCCGAGCGTGTCTTCGGCACTGTCGCAATCCGTGAGGGCTACGAGGTCGGCGACCACGGCGCCCAGTCCCTGTTCCGGGTCGGCGTGCGCGTCCAGCTGACCGAGGTCGAGGCACACCCGGACGGAACCTTCGACATCGTCGCGGTCGGCCGGGACCGGATCCAGCTCAACCGCCTGCGCACCACCGACGCGTTCCCGCTCGGCGAGGTGACCGAACTCCCCGAGGTCGCCTCCAAGGTGCCGGGCGACATCGTGATGCAGGCCCGCGCCGTCTTCGCGGCCTACCGGCACGTGCTCCAGGACATTGCGACGGATCCGCTCGAGGGCAACCTGCCCCGTGACCCCGTCTTCCTCTCCTGGACCCTCGCGGCGTGCACGCCACTCCCCCTCGCCGAGCGTCAGGAGTTGCTGGAAGCGACCGACGCTGCGGAGCGCCTGCTGCTGGTGACCAACCTGCTTCGCTCGGAACTGCGGGTGATGAACGTGATCAGGTCGCTGCCGGCGACGGAGGTCGCGCGGACTCGTTGGTCTCCGAACTGA
- the hisD gene encoding histidinol dehydrogenase: MSLIRRIDLRDVDNVDYRAAVPRADFDIEAAVPAVHAICEEVRTRGLDAIREFGEKFDGVVVDDIRVAPEALKAALEQLDPDIRAGLEESIRRLRLTCANELEQDAVTDLGPGARVTHRKVPVGRVGLYVPGGLAPLVSSVLMNVVPAQIAGVQSIALSSPPQREFGGSVHPTILAACALLGVEEVYAVGGAQAIAMFAYGLSTGSTSVCDRVDLVTGPGNIYVVTAKRILKGKIGIDSEAGPTEIAILADDTGDASYVAADLISQAEHDPLAASVLVTTSERLAAEVEAELDVQVAATKHTDRITTSLRGQQSGIVLVRDLEQGLDVVNAYAAEHLEIHTENAADWAARVRNAGAIFVGPHSPVSLGDYCAGSNHVLPTAGCACHSSGLSVRAFTKSMHVIEYSREGLAEVADHVVTLAEAEDLPGHGAAITARTQS, encoded by the coding sequence ATGTCTTTGATCCGTCGCATCGACCTGCGTGACGTCGACAACGTCGACTATCGCGCAGCTGTACCCCGCGCCGACTTCGACATCGAAGCAGCCGTGCCGGCGGTGCATGCGATCTGTGAGGAGGTCCGTACCCGCGGCCTCGACGCGATCCGCGAGTTCGGCGAGAAGTTCGACGGCGTGGTCGTCGACGACATCCGCGTCGCGCCCGAAGCGTTGAAGGCGGCGCTGGAGCAGCTCGACCCCGACATCCGGGCCGGGCTCGAGGAGTCGATCCGTCGGCTCCGCCTGACCTGCGCGAACGAACTCGAGCAGGACGCCGTCACCGACCTCGGTCCCGGTGCGCGGGTGACGCACCGCAAGGTGCCGGTCGGCCGGGTCGGCCTCTACGTCCCCGGTGGCCTGGCGCCGCTGGTCTCGAGTGTTCTGATGAACGTCGTACCCGCGCAGATTGCCGGCGTGCAGTCCATCGCGTTGTCGAGCCCGCCGCAACGTGAGTTCGGCGGATCCGTGCACCCGACGATCCTTGCGGCGTGTGCCCTGCTCGGGGTCGAGGAGGTGTACGCCGTCGGCGGCGCCCAGGCGATCGCGATGTTCGCCTACGGGCTCTCGACAGGCTCGACCAGCGTGTGTGACCGCGTGGACCTGGTCACGGGGCCCGGCAACATCTACGTGGTCACGGCCAAGCGCATCCTCAAGGGCAAGATCGGCATCGACTCCGAGGCCGGTCCGACCGAGATCGCGATCCTCGCGGACGACACGGGTGACGCTTCCTACGTCGCGGCTGACCTGATCAGCCAGGCCGAGCACGACCCGCTCGCTGCCTCCGTGCTGGTGACGACGTCCGAGCGGCTCGCCGCCGAGGTCGAGGCCGAGCTCGACGTGCAGGTGGCGGCCACCAAGCACACCGACCGGATCACGACCTCGCTGCGCGGCCAGCAGTCGGGCATCGTGCTGGTGCGCGACCTGGAGCAGGGCCTCGACGTCGTCAACGCCTACGCCGCCGAGCACCTCGAGATCCACACCGAGAATGCCGCGGACTGGGCCGCTCGCGTCCGCAACGCCGGCGCGATCTTCGTCGGACCGCACTCGCCCGTCAGCCTCGGCGACTACTGCGCCGGCTCCAACCACGTGCTGCCGACGGCCGGCTGCGCCTGCCACTCCTCGGGCCTCTCGGTGCGCGCCTTCACCAAGTCCATGCACGTCATCGAGTACTCCCGCGAGGGCCTGGCCGAGGTCGCCGACCACGTCGTCACCCTCGCCGAGGCCGAGGACCTGCCGGGCCACGGTGCGGCCATCACGGCCCGGACGCAGTCGTGA
- a CDS encoding histidinol-phosphate transaminase: MTGPASWPPLREELRGIEPYGAPQLDVPVQLNVNENPYGPSALCIADIATSVAEASVTLNRYPDREFVDLRTALASYLSKDTPAGIVPEQVWAANGSNEVMLQLLQAFGGPGRTAVSFAPTYSMYPEYARDTNTRWVAGHRAEDFSLDLDAARDLVKTEQPSVILLPSPNNPTGTALPPEAVSMLCEAAGDDGIVVVDEAYGEFRRTGVPSALELLPSYRNLVVTRTMSKAFAGAGLRLGYLAADPAICDAIRVVRLPYHLSAVTQAVALAALRHAPELLGKVDELRVERDALVAWLRAEGYDVADSDANFVLFGRFADRHAVWQGLLDQGVLIRETGPDGWLRVSVGTPAEMDAFKQALSSTAEDRTPKKIQKVES, translated from the coding sequence GTGACCGGTCCGGCCAGCTGGCCGCCCCTGCGCGAGGAGCTCCGCGGCATCGAGCCGTACGGCGCCCCGCAGCTCGACGTGCCGGTCCAGCTCAACGTCAACGAGAACCCCTATGGGCCGTCTGCCCTCTGCATCGCCGACATCGCGACGTCGGTCGCCGAGGCGTCGGTGACCCTGAACCGGTACCCCGACCGGGAGTTCGTCGACCTGCGCACCGCGCTGGCGTCGTACCTCTCGAAGGACACGCCGGCCGGGATCGTGCCGGAGCAGGTCTGGGCGGCCAACGGCTCCAACGAGGTCATGCTTCAGCTCCTGCAGGCCTTCGGTGGGCCCGGCCGCACGGCGGTGAGCTTCGCGCCGACGTACTCGATGTATCCAGAGTACGCCCGGGACACCAACACCCGCTGGGTCGCCGGACACCGGGCCGAGGACTTCTCCCTCGACCTCGACGCCGCGCGCGACCTGGTCAAGACCGAGCAGCCGAGCGTGATCCTGCTGCCGAGCCCGAACAACCCGACCGGCACCGCCCTGCCGCCCGAGGCTGTTTCCATGTTGTGCGAGGCCGCCGGGGATGACGGGATCGTCGTCGTCGACGAGGCGTACGGCGAGTTCCGCCGCACGGGCGTCCCGAGCGCGCTCGAACTGCTGCCGTCGTACCGCAATCTCGTGGTGACCCGGACGATGAGCAAGGCCTTCGCGGGCGCCGGACTGCGACTGGGCTACCTCGCAGCGGACCCGGCCATCTGCGATGCGATCCGGGTGGTGCGCCTGCCGTACCACCTCTCTGCCGTCACCCAGGCCGTCGCGCTGGCGGCCCTGCGCCACGCCCCCGAACTGCTCGGCAAGGTCGACGAACTGCGGGTCGAACGCGACGCGTTGGTCGCCTGGCTGCGTGCCGAGGGGTACGACGTCGCCGACTCGGATGCGAATTTCGTGTTGTTCGGACGATTCGCCGACCGTCATGCTGTCTGGCAGGGTCTTCTGGATCAGGGTGTCCTGATCCGGGAAACCGGACCGGACGGCTGGCTCCGGGTGTCCGTCGGGACGCCGGCGGAGATGGATGCGTTCAAGCAGGCCCTGAGCAGCACGGCTGAAGATCGAACCCCCAAGAAAATCCAGAAGGTGGAGTCATGA
- the hisB gene encoding imidazoleglycerol-phosphate dehydratase HisB, which yields MSRIARIERQTSESKVVVEVNLDGSGRHDISTGVGFYDHMLTAFARHALVDLTVQTSGDVHIDAHHTVEDTAIALGQALREALGDKVGIRRFGDATVPLDEALVHAVVDVSGRPYCVHTGEPEGQQYVALGGSGVSYLGSLTQHVFESIAFHGHFALHVRVLAGREPHHIVETQFKAFARAFRDAVAIDPRETGIPSTKGAL from the coding sequence ATGAGTCGTATCGCGCGCATCGAGCGCCAGACGAGCGAGTCGAAGGTCGTCGTCGAGGTCAACCTCGACGGGTCCGGCCGCCACGACATCTCCACGGGCGTCGGCTTCTACGACCACATGCTCACTGCGTTCGCGCGGCACGCGCTGGTCGACCTCACGGTGCAGACCTCCGGCGACGTCCACATCGACGCCCACCACACGGTCGAGGACACGGCCATCGCCCTGGGTCAGGCCCTGCGCGAGGCGCTCGGCGACAAGGTCGGCATCCGTCGCTTCGGCGACGCCACCGTTCCGCTCGACGAGGCACTCGTGCACGCCGTCGTCGACGTCTCCGGTCGCCCGTACTGCGTGCACACCGGCGAGCCCGAGGGCCAGCAGTACGTCGCCCTCGGTGGCTCCGGGGTGTCGTACCTCGGGTCGCTGACCCAGCACGTCTTCGAGTCGATCGCCTTCCACGGCCACTTCGCCCTGCACGTGCGAGTGCTCGCGGGCCGCGAGCCGCACCACATCGTGGAGACGCAGTTCAAGGCGTTCGCGCGTGCGTTCCGTGACGCCGTCGCGATCGACCCGCGGGAGACGGGCATTCCGTCGACCAAGGGCGCTCTGTGA
- the hisH gene encoding imidazole glycerol phosphate synthase subunit HisH produces MGKPSVVVLDYGSGNLRSAVRAIERAGAEVTLTADVDAALAADGLLVPGVGAYEACMRGLRAIRGERIIGQRLSGGRPVLGICVGMQILFARGIEHGVETEGCGEWPGVVERLQAPIVPHMGWNTVDVPAESRLFAGVEDERFYFVHSYGVRDWTLVTNDRTPESHQPRVTWAEHGPAGATDRFVAAVENGPLCATQFHPEKSGDAGAQLLRNWVESL; encoded by the coding sequence CTGGGCAAACCGTCGGTCGTCGTCCTGGACTACGGGTCGGGCAACCTCCGTTCCGCTGTGCGCGCGATCGAGCGCGCCGGCGCGGAGGTCACCCTGACCGCCGACGTGGACGCGGCGCTCGCGGCCGACGGCCTGCTGGTGCCCGGAGTCGGGGCCTACGAGGCCTGCATGCGCGGGCTCCGGGCGATCCGGGGCGAACGGATCATCGGCCAGCGGCTGTCCGGCGGCCGACCGGTGCTGGGCATCTGTGTCGGCATGCAGATCCTCTTCGCACGCGGCATCGAGCACGGTGTCGAGACCGAGGGCTGCGGTGAGTGGCCCGGTGTCGTCGAGCGGTTGCAGGCGCCGATCGTCCCGCACATGGGCTGGAACACCGTCGACGTACCGGCAGAGTCACGATTGTTCGCCGGCGTCGAGGACGAGCGCTTCTACTTCGTGCACTCCTACGGCGTACGGGACTGGACCCTGGTCACCAACGACCGGACTCCCGAGAGCCACCAGCCGCGCGTGACCTGGGCCGAGCACGGCCCGGCCGGTGCCACTGATCGATTCGTTGCGGCCGTCGAGAACGGACCGCTGTGCGCGACGCAGTTCCACCCGGAGAAGTCGGGGGATGCGGGCGCACAACTACTGAGGAACTGGGTGGAATCACTGTGA
- the priA gene encoding bifunctional 1-(5-phosphoribosyl)-5-((5-phosphoribosylamino)methylideneamino)imidazole-4-carboxamide isomerase/phosphoribosylanthranilate isomerase PriA yields the protein MLPAVDIKGGQAVQLVQGIDGSEKAFGDPIQAALRWQEAGAEWIHLVDLDAAFGHGNNRALQAEIVGKLDIKVEMSGGIRDDESLEAAMATGCRRVNIGTAALEQPEWCAKAIAKYGDRVAIGLDVRGTTLAARGWTQEGGDLYETLARLDSEGCARYVVTDVNKDGMLQGPNLQLLKDVCAATDKPVVASGGVTTLEDIAALMQLVPIGVEGAIAGTALYTGQFTLEDALALTRGGLV from the coding sequence ATGCTTCCCGCCGTCGACATCAAGGGCGGTCAGGCGGTCCAGTTGGTGCAGGGCATCGACGGTTCGGAGAAGGCCTTCGGTGACCCGATCCAGGCCGCATTGCGCTGGCAGGAAGCCGGCGCCGAGTGGATCCACCTCGTCGACCTCGACGCGGCGTTCGGTCACGGCAACAACCGCGCGCTCCAGGCCGAGATCGTCGGCAAGCTCGACATCAAGGTCGAGATGAGTGGTGGCATCCGCGACGACGAGTCGCTCGAGGCCGCGATGGCCACGGGCTGCCGTCGGGTCAACATCGGCACCGCCGCGCTGGAGCAGCCCGAGTGGTGCGCGAAGGCCATCGCGAAGTACGGCGACCGCGTGGCCATCGGTCTCGACGTCCGCGGCACCACGCTGGCCGCCCGCGGCTGGACGCAGGAGGGCGGAGACCTCTACGAGACGCTCGCCCGCCTCGACTCCGAGGGCTGTGCCCGTTACGTCGTCACCGACGTCAACAAGGACGGCATGCTCCAGGGGCCGAACCTCCAGTTGCTCAAGGATGTCTGTGCGGCGACCGACAAGCCGGTCGTTGCCTCCGGCGGTGTCACCACGCTCGAGGACATCGCGGCCCTGATGCAGTTGGTGCCGATCGGCGTCGAGGGCGCCATCGCAGGAACCGCGCTCTACACCGGCCAGTTCACCCTCGAGGACGCGCTCGCGCTGACCCGGGGTGGCCTCGTATGA
- the hisF gene encoding imidazole glycerol phosphate synthase subunit HisF has product MTLAVRVIPCLDVDAGRVVKGVNFQELRDAGDPVELARLYDAEGADELTFLDISASHEGRATTMEIVSATAEQVFIPLTVGGGVSSVEDVDRLLRAGADKIAVNTAAIQRPQLIEEIAQRFGNQVLVLSVDARRVLSGADTRTDSGFEVTTHGGRKSAGLDAIEWAVRAAELGAGEILLNAMDADGTTDGFDLDLIRRVRAEVSIPVIASGGAGAVEHFAPAVEAGADAVLAATVFHFGTLRISDVKGALADAGVPVR; this is encoded by the coding sequence ATGACCTTGGCCGTCCGCGTGATCCCGTGCCTGGACGTGGACGCGGGTCGTGTGGTCAAGGGCGTGAACTTCCAGGAGTTGCGCGACGCCGGCGACCCCGTCGAGCTCGCCCGGTTGTACGACGCGGAGGGCGCCGACGAGTTGACCTTCCTCGACATCTCGGCATCCCACGAGGGTCGCGCCACGACGATGGAGATCGTCTCGGCGACCGCCGAGCAGGTCTTCATCCCGCTCACCGTCGGCGGGGGAGTCTCTTCCGTCGAGGACGTCGACCGGCTGCTGCGAGCGGGCGCTGACAAGATCGCCGTCAACACCGCCGCGATCCAGCGGCCGCAGTTGATCGAGGAGATCGCCCAGCGCTTCGGCAACCAGGTGCTGGTGCTCTCCGTCGACGCGCGCCGGGTCCTCTCCGGAGCCGACACCCGCACCGACTCGGGCTTCGAGGTCACCACGCACGGGGGCCGCAAGTCCGCCGGCCTGGACGCCATCGAGTGGGCCGTTCGCGCTGCCGAGTTGGGCGCGGGGGAGATCCTGCTCAACGCCATGGACGCCGACGGCACCACCGACGGCTTCGACCTCGACCTGATCCGCCGCGTGCGCGCGGAGGTGTCGATCCCTGTCATCGCCTCGGGAGGTGCCGGCGCCGTCGAGCACTTCGCTCCCGCCGTCGAGGCCGGCGCCGACGCCGTACTTGCGGCAACCGTCTTCCACTTCGGCACCCTGCGCATCAGCGACGTCAAGGGCGCGCTCGCCGACGCGGGTGTACCCGTCCGCTGA
- a CDS encoding HNH endonuclease, translating into MTSRVTEQEIRSFIDRLSDARGPADAQGQIDVIGALEDLKSAACAVQAETAVAYDATRRSAQAAVGVPVARRGRGVAAEIALARRESPHRGQVLLGLAKVLHSEMPHTLARLRDGGLSEFRAMLIARETACLEVEHRMFVDEEICADPAGLEGVGTRELIGRVKRLVAELDPAAVVKRARQAEADRNVTVRPAPDTMAYLSGLMPVAQAVAAYASLRKDAEAARAAGDPRSLGQLMSDLLLARVTGVPDTGTPESAPAVPVTVNITMSDESLAGGHGPAEASADGVAGEVIPAEVARHLIASAADAEVIAWFRCLYRNHLGRLVAMSSKQRLHSRAMGEFLAIRGAGICASPYCDAPIRHNDHIHPADHGGATSTDNGQGLCEACNHAKQAPGWRQHVVGHRRDRQQVETITPTGHRYTSTAPAPPGWREPRYVQVGPGRYGLIA; encoded by the coding sequence ATGACATCTCGGGTCACGGAGCAGGAGATCAGGTCGTTCATCGACCGGCTCTCCGATGCGCGGGGCCCTGCGGATGCCCAGGGACAGATCGATGTGATCGGTGCTCTCGAGGATCTGAAGTCGGCCGCGTGTGCGGTGCAGGCTGAGACGGCGGTGGCGTACGACGCGACGCGGCGTTCTGCGCAGGCGGCGGTGGGTGTGCCGGTGGCTCGGCGGGGTCGTGGGGTGGCGGCGGAGATCGCGTTGGCGCGCCGCGAGTCGCCCCACCGCGGGCAGGTGCTGCTGGGTCTGGCGAAGGTGCTGCATTCGGAGATGCCCCACACCCTCGCTCGTCTGCGTGACGGTGGTCTGAGTGAGTTCCGGGCCATGTTGATCGCCCGGGAGACCGCGTGTCTGGAGGTCGAGCACCGGATGTTCGTCGATGAGGAGATCTGCGCCGACCCCGCCGGGCTGGAAGGTGTGGGGACCCGGGAACTGATCGGTCGGGTCAAGCGCCTGGTCGCCGAGCTCGACCCCGCTGCCGTGGTCAAGCGTGCCCGTCAGGCTGAGGCTGATCGCAACGTCACCGTGCGCCCGGCGCCGGACACGATGGCCTACCTCAGTGGACTGATGCCCGTCGCCCAGGCCGTCGCGGCCTACGCTTCGCTGCGCAAGGACGCCGAAGCAGCGCGTGCGGCGGGTGACCCGCGGTCACTGGGACAACTGATGTCGGACCTGTTGTTGGCTCGGGTCACCGGGGTGCCGGACACCGGCACCCCCGAGTCGGCGCCTGCGGTGCCGGTCACGGTGAACATCACGATGTCCGACGAGTCGCTGGCCGGTGGCCATGGCCCGGCCGAAGCCTCCGCGGACGGTGTCGCCGGTGAGGTGATCCCGGCCGAGGTCGCCCGGCACCTGATCGCCAGTGCGGCCGATGCAGAGGTGATCGCGTGGTTCCGGTGCCTGTACCGCAACCACCTGGGCCGGTTGGTCGCGATGAGCAGCAAGCAGCGTCTGCATTCGCGGGCGATGGGGGAGTTCCTGGCCATCCGGGGTGCCGGGATCTGCGCCTCGCCCTATTGCGATGCCCCGATCAGGCACAACGACCACATCCACCCCGCCGATCACGGCGGTGCGACGTCGACGGACAACGGGCAGGGCCTGTGCGAGGCCTGCAACCACGCGAAACAGGCACCCGGGTGGCGACAACACGTGGTCGGGCATCGACGGGATCGACAACAGGTCGAGACCATCACCCCGACCGGCCACCGCTACACCTCGACCGCCCCGGCACCACCCGGTTGGCGCGAACCCCGCTACGTCCAGGTCGGCCCCGGCCGCTACGGCCTCATTGCTTAG
- a CDS encoding PKD domain-containing protein, with the protein MAGTKGPKVFLYPMCAVKVGAVCGRNLTCTTEAGKPGVFYQVTVNGEPSGRRCIGAAEANAAGAITPGQVLEAMRRLKWPASPLVVQPPNGLTLVNFDTIFYTTGTAPVTRSVTLLGQRITIEATPSEYHWTFGDQESLKTTDPGAPYPALAITHNYLRTGTYAVSLDTTYSGRFRVGNGAWQDIAGTVTVQGTPETLRAIEATPKLVGY; encoded by the coding sequence GTGGCTGGCACCAAGGGGCCGAAGGTGTTCCTGTACCCGATGTGCGCCGTCAAAGTAGGTGCCGTGTGCGGGCGCAACCTGACGTGCACGACGGAAGCGGGCAAGCCCGGCGTCTTCTACCAGGTCACCGTCAACGGCGAGCCGTCTGGTCGCCGCTGTATCGGCGCGGCGGAGGCCAACGCTGCCGGCGCCATTACTCCCGGCCAGGTCCTCGAGGCCATGCGCCGACTCAAGTGGCCCGCTTCCCCGCTGGTCGTCCAACCGCCTAACGGGCTGACCCTCGTCAACTTCGACACGATCTTCTACACGACGGGGACTGCCCCTGTGACGCGTTCCGTCACGCTGCTGGGACAGCGGATCACGATCGAGGCGACTCCCAGCGAGTACCACTGGACCTTTGGCGACCAGGAGTCACTCAAGACAACCGACCCGGGTGCGCCGTACCCGGCCCTCGCCATCACCCACAACTACCTGCGGACCGGCACCTACGCCGTCAGTCTCGACACCACCTACTCCGGCCGCTTCCGTGTCGGCAACGGCGCGTGGCAGGACATTGCCGGCACCGTCACCGTCCAGGGCACGCCCGAGACGCTGCGCGCCATCGAGGCGACACCCAAGCTCGTCGGGTACTAA
- a CDS encoding DUF6318 family protein translates to MALLAALTLTGCNGGDDPADPMSTWTPSGTIDTPSSAAPTVDPLTEAPKGETAKQFIRRWVALSNRMQETGQTEAFLAVAGPDCDSCHEYADQVAKIYENDGYLTGGTEQILSLRAESATQWVVVMNAEPTEYAEAKGAEPKSLAGGKYKSRLYLAHVDGKWIVGATEGLPL, encoded by the coding sequence GTGGCACTTCTTGCTGCCCTCACCCTGACCGGGTGCAACGGGGGCGACGATCCCGCCGATCCGATGTCCACCTGGACGCCGTCGGGAACGATCGATACGCCGAGCAGCGCTGCACCCACCGTTGATCCGCTGACCGAAGCGCCGAAGGGCGAGACGGCCAAACAGTTCATTCGGCGCTGGGTGGCTCTCAGCAATCGGATGCAGGAAACCGGCCAGACCGAAGCGTTTCTGGCTGTCGCAGGGCCCGATTGCGATTCGTGTCATGAGTACGCCGACCAGGTAGCGAAAATCTACGAGAACGACGGATACCTCACGGGCGGTACTGAGCAGATCCTGTCTCTACGCGCCGAGTCGGCAACGCAGTGGGTCGTCGTAATGAACGCTGAGCCGACCGAGTACGCGGAAGCCAAGGGAGCGGAGCCAAAGTCCTTGGCCGGCGGCAAGTACAAATCCCGCCTCTATCTGGCGCACGTCGACGGAAAGTGGATCGTTGGCGCAACAGAAGGCCTACCGCTATGA
- a CDS encoding MmcQ/YjbR family DNA-binding protein, with the protein MDVEELQSYCLTKPGAWPDNPWDHEFPVIKVGDGERAKIFAFLGRDSVGVKAGATRDVADEWLQRYPEDASVMAYIGRSGWNDLVLAGAIPDDDLLEAVDESYRMVVSKLPKSRRPEGWDA; encoded by the coding sequence ATGGACGTCGAAGAGCTCCAGTCGTACTGCCTGACCAAGCCCGGCGCCTGGCCCGACAACCCGTGGGACCACGAGTTCCCGGTGATCAAGGTCGGCGACGGCGAGCGGGCAAAGATCTTTGCCTTCCTCGGGCGCGACTCCGTCGGCGTGAAGGCGGGCGCAACCCGCGACGTCGCCGACGAATGGCTCCAGCGCTATCCCGAGGACGCATCCGTGATGGCCTACATCGGCCGCTCGGGCTGGAACGACCTCGTGCTCGCGGGCGCGATCCCCGACGACGACCTGCTCGAGGCCGTCGACGAGTCCTACCGAATGGTCGTGTCGAAGCTGCCGAAGTCGCGACGCCCCGAGGGTTGGGACGCCTGA